From the genome of Methylomonas sp. UP202, one region includes:
- a CDS encoding methyl-accepting chemotaxis protein: protein MESFANLSIRVKTAIPIALMSLVLVVVAGLGYNYLSKLGDHTRRLGEVELPALAVLLESDRDMYQAMLAERTLQSPGLDSAAADKLKAFHAENLQQARTRFSKFLALSDLPNAGQYEARFDSSFQAWVKQSQANIASALAGKPAPYQKGEADFEKARAVINELTELVNAQADSLRAAAGADVAFSVRVSLAALSVGLALALAFVWVFPRHIAESLRPALDAARRMADGDLNFELKTERTEETGQLLKAMESVRLSLRAMVADTELLVGAVSDGRLEVRADADQHRGAYRNIVAGINRTLEAIVEPVSAAIAVLEEVERGKLTRTLDGDYRGQFLNFKNTVNNTINRLAETIGQVMLAADALRNAAEQIDATSQALASAASQQASGAEQTSASIEQMAASIEQNADNARITDGMAGEAAQEAATGGAAVRQTVTAMQQIAAKIGIIDDIAYQTNMLALNAAIEAARAGDHGKGFAVVAAEVRKLAERSQVAAREIGKLAETSVETAESAGNLLDHIVPGIAKTSELIREIAAASHEQSIGVSQINAAMSQMNQATQQNASASEQLAATAGGMTGQTDQLLELMRFFDIGEAAGLAAEKSVRPDAPRGRFKRF from the coding sequence GGAAAGTTTTGCGAACTTGTCGATTCGGGTGAAAACCGCGATTCCGATTGCGTTGATGTCCTTGGTGTTGGTCGTGGTGGCCGGGCTCGGCTACAACTATCTATCGAAACTGGGCGACCACACCCGGCGCCTGGGCGAGGTCGAATTGCCGGCGCTGGCGGTGTTGCTGGAAAGCGACCGCGACATGTATCAGGCGATGCTGGCGGAACGTACCCTACAATCGCCCGGTTTGGACAGCGCGGCGGCCGACAAACTCAAGGCGTTTCACGCCGAGAACCTGCAACAGGCCCGTACTCGCTTCAGCAAGTTTCTGGCCTTGTCCGACCTGCCGAATGCCGGCCAGTACGAAGCCCGCTTCGATTCTTCCTTTCAGGCTTGGGTCAAGCAAAGTCAGGCCAATATCGCCTCGGCTTTAGCCGGTAAGCCTGCCCCCTATCAAAAAGGCGAGGCGGATTTCGAGAAAGCCCGGGCGGTCATCAACGAATTGACCGAGTTGGTCAACGCTCAAGCCGACAGTTTGCGTGCGGCCGCCGGCGCGGACGTGGCGTTCAGCGTGCGGGTGTCGTTGGCGGCGCTGTCGGTGGGATTGGCCTTGGCCTTGGCCTTTGTGTGGGTCTTTCCTCGGCATATTGCCGAGTCGCTGCGACCCGCGCTGGACGCGGCGCGGCGCATGGCCGACGGCGATTTGAATTTCGAGCTGAAGACCGAACGTACCGAGGAGACCGGTCAGTTGCTAAAGGCGATGGAAAGCGTCCGGCTCAGCCTGCGGGCGATGGTGGCCGATACCGAACTACTGGTGGGCGCGGTGTCCGACGGGCGATTGGAAGTCCGGGCCGACGCGGACCAGCATCGCGGCGCCTATCGCAATATCGTCGCCGGAATCAATCGGACCCTGGAAGCGATCGTCGAGCCGGTCAGCGCCGCGATCGCGGTCCTGGAAGAGGTCGAACGCGGCAAATTGACCCGAACCCTGGACGGTGACTATCGCGGCCAATTCCTGAACTTTAAAAATACCGTCAACAACACGATCAACCGTCTGGCCGAAACCATCGGTCAGGTGATGCTGGCGGCCGATGCCTTGCGTAACGCCGCCGAGCAGATCGACGCCACTTCGCAAGCCTTGGCCAGCGCCGCCAGTCAGCAGGCCAGCGGGGCCGAACAGACCAGCGCCAGCATCGAGCAAATGGCGGCCAGCATCGAACAGAACGCCGATAATGCCCGGATTACCGACGGCATGGCCGGCGAGGCCGCGCAAGAGGCGGCGACCGGCGGCGCGGCAGTCCGGCAAACCGTGACGGCGATGCAGCAGATCGCCGCCAAGATCGGCATCATCGACGATATTGCCTACCAAACCAACATGCTGGCCTTGAACGCGGCGATCGAGGCGGCCCGGGCCGGCGACCACGGCAAAGGCTTCGCGGTGGTCGCCGCCGAAGTACGCAAGTTGGCGGAGCGCAGTCAGGTCGCGGCTCGGGAAATCGGCAAACTGGCCGAAACCAGTGTCGAAACCGCCGAAAGCGCCGGTAACTTGCTGGACCATATCGTGCCGGGCATCGCCAAAACCTCGGAGTTGATTCGGGAAATCGCCGCCGCCTCGCACGAGCAGTCGATTGGCGTCAGCCAGATCAACGCGGCGATGTCGCAAATGAACCAAGCTACCCAGCAAAACGCGTCGGCCAGCGAGCAGTTGGCCGCCACCGCCGGCGGCATGACCGGTCAAACTGACCAATTGTTGGAATTGATGCGGTTTTTCGACATCGGCGAAGCGGCGGGGCTCGCGGCTGAAAAATCCGTGCGGCCTGATGCGCCGCGCGGACGATTCAAACGTTTTTGA
- a CDS encoding response regulator, whose translation MTSRFFNRFSLGTASLAGLVGVVGFAVLMGFSLWQERLQRIAHARVETENIAMVLEGHALATVQKIDLILNDVLGHLRADDMKARLGDQTERALELHRLLMDKAARLNDAAIIETGAIQVFDARGDCLYSSLDSQPPISIADREYFQRHGADPSVGLSISPPQISKTLGLRKISLTRRIDGPDGRFAGVVNVVTLLSSFEKFYATLDLGEHGAVVLRDDAMRLLARHPMLTEDAAQPFPDHPVLGFVARGSDRGHYVEISPADGVKRLYSFRRVGHYPLFVLAAIAEQDYLAEWHEHLRWYGAAGLLIALLSLKLMLTARYGLLKWQSNEKKYRYIVENAPIGVFQCDNQGKHLFANLTMARQFDCESVEEFMATYGGADFRFADSTQLCKALESDREVREFETRAVLAGGHTKWFSLSARADANGVVNGFTLDVTDRKQTEEKLRMSEERLRLTLEAAQIGIFDWDVVSDRFVVSPIYYSMLGYSPKDGQGDREEWLERVHPDDRAMVAGKINSVLAKQADAYTYEARIRHADGEYRWLSAKAFNVERGADGAVGRVLGIRMDVTDRKRNEEELAHYRDHLERLVDERTAELLEARKLADDANRAKSDFLANMSHEIRTPMNAIIGLTRLALDTELSQQQRDYLGKVLNASQALLGILNDILDYSKIEAGRIDIEAVDFCLEDILRATADLFSFRAEEKGIELFIDMAPDVPEWLVGDPLRLSQIVDNLVGNAIKFTERGEVHLKVEQKEITADAVCLRFAVRDTGIGLTADQANRLFRPFVQAEAGITRRFGGTGLGLTICKRLVEMMRGRIALSSEPGRGSTFVFTVWLGLPDPQKPRAKPGRGLHDLRAMRTLVVDDQETSLLILRTMLQSWGFQVTTADSGAAGLRFFEEAERDGQPYDLLILDWKMPAMNGLEFARALAELKPENRPPITVMVTGFGREELAAATDGALIDAIVGKPVTPSEMFDVLMALQRQEHVRSKPTADVFETSRVLLDGIRGARILLVEDNELNQQVAREFLTKSGLSVELANNGQEAVDLVQRQRFDAVLMDLHMPVMDGLEATRRIRALAEGRHLPIIAMTAAAMAQDREACALAGMNGHVAKPVEPRELAEVLARWVKQGGERPVTILESAGTVDAAPAAVDSEAEIAGLARALPGVSVGVALRRMGGDPLFYRRLLARFAERHGDAGAQIRRLAGDGDNEALYQLAHNLKGEAGNLGLDSIAGPADRLGRLLKSAGAQNWAELAATLASECEAMTARLAALTLDAAAVPAAPSGGGAGEFWPRLALLEQQLRSKSLEARHLVDELEGTLDDPILAEQFAKVVQAVKQLRYDAALVELATLGEDRRP comes from the coding sequence ATGACGTCACGATTTTTCAATCGCTTCTCTCTGGGCACGGCGAGTTTGGCCGGATTGGTCGGGGTCGTCGGCTTTGCGGTATTGATGGGATTTAGCCTGTGGCAGGAACGGCTACAGCGCATTGCCCACGCCCGGGTCGAAACCGAAAACATCGCAATGGTTCTGGAAGGGCATGCGCTGGCGACCGTACAAAAAATCGACTTGATTTTGAACGATGTACTGGGCCATTTGCGCGCCGACGATATGAAGGCGCGCTTGGGCGACCAGACCGAACGCGCGTTGGAACTGCATCGTTTGCTGATGGACAAGGCCGCCAGACTCAACGACGCGGCTATCATCGAAACCGGCGCGATTCAGGTGTTCGATGCCCGAGGCGATTGTCTGTACAGTTCGCTGGACAGCCAGCCGCCGATCAGTATCGCGGATCGTGAATATTTCCAACGCCATGGCGCCGACCCCAGCGTCGGTTTGTCGATCTCGCCGCCGCAGATTTCCAAGACCCTGGGTCTGCGAAAAATCTCGCTGACCCGGCGCATAGACGGTCCGGACGGCCGCTTTGCCGGTGTCGTCAACGTTGTGACGCTGTTGAGTTCCTTCGAAAAGTTTTACGCGACACTGGATTTGGGCGAACACGGCGCGGTCGTGCTGCGCGACGACGCGATGCGCTTGCTGGCGCGTCATCCGATGCTGACCGAGGACGCCGCCCAACCTTTTCCCGACCACCCGGTGCTCGGTTTTGTCGCGCGCGGTAGCGATCGCGGTCATTACGTCGAAATCAGTCCGGCCGACGGCGTCAAACGCCTTTATAGCTTCCGCCGGGTGGGCCATTACCCCTTATTCGTACTGGCGGCCATCGCCGAGCAGGACTATCTGGCCGAATGGCACGAGCACCTGCGCTGGTACGGGGCCGCCGGTCTGCTGATCGCGCTGTTGTCGCTGAAATTAATGCTGACGGCCCGTTACGGTCTGCTGAAGTGGCAAAGCAACGAAAAAAAATACCGCTATATCGTCGAAAACGCGCCGATCGGCGTCTTCCAATGCGACAACCAGGGCAAACACCTGTTCGCCAACCTGACGATGGCTCGGCAGTTCGATTGTGAGTCGGTCGAAGAATTCATGGCTACTTATGGTGGCGCCGACTTTCGCTTCGCCGACTCCACTCAATTATGCAAGGCTTTGGAATCCGACCGGGAAGTCCGCGAATTCGAAACCCGCGCCGTGTTGGCCGGCGGCCATACCAAATGGTTCTCGCTGTCGGCCAGGGCCGACGCCAACGGCGTCGTCAACGGTTTTACGCTGGACGTCACCGACCGCAAGCAAACCGAGGAAAAATTGCGGATGTCCGAAGAGCGCTTGCGGCTGACGCTGGAAGCCGCGCAAATCGGCATTTTCGACTGGGATGTGGTCAGCGATCGTTTCGTGGTTTCGCCGATTTACTACAGCATGTTGGGTTACTCGCCCAAGGATGGTCAAGGCGACCGCGAAGAATGGCTGGAGCGGGTGCATCCGGACGACCGGGCGATGGTGGCCGGCAAAATCAACAGCGTGTTGGCCAAGCAAGCCGACGCCTACACCTACGAGGCGCGGATCCGCCACGCCGACGGCGAATATCGCTGGTTGAGCGCCAAGGCTTTCAACGTGGAACGCGGCGCGGACGGCGCGGTCGGACGCGTGCTCGGCATTCGGATGGATGTCACCGACCGGAAACGCAACGAAGAGGAATTGGCGCATTATCGAGATCATCTGGAGCGCTTGGTCGACGAACGCACCGCCGAACTGCTGGAAGCCCGGAAGCTGGCCGACGACGCCAACCGCGCCAAGTCGGATTTTCTGGCGAATATGAGTCACGAAATCCGCACCCCGATGAACGCCATCATCGGTTTGACCCGCTTAGCGTTGGATACCGAGCTTAGTCAACAACAACGCGATTATCTGGGCAAGGTATTGAATGCGTCGCAGGCTCTGCTGGGCATACTCAACGATATTTTGGATTATTCGAAAATCGAAGCGGGCCGGATAGACATCGAGGCGGTCGATTTTTGTTTGGAAGATATTTTGCGCGCCACCGCCGATTTGTTTTCGTTTCGGGCCGAGGAGAAAGGGATCGAATTGTTTATCGACATGGCCCCGGACGTGCCGGAGTGGCTGGTCGGCGATCCGTTGCGGCTGAGCCAGATTGTCGACAATCTGGTCGGTAACGCCATCAAATTTACCGAGCGCGGCGAAGTGCATTTGAAGGTCGAGCAAAAAGAGATCACGGCGGACGCGGTGTGCTTGCGCTTCGCGGTGCGCGATACCGGGATCGGCTTGACGGCGGATCAGGCCAATCGCTTATTCCGGCCGTTCGTGCAGGCCGAGGCCGGCATCACCCGCCGTTTTGGCGGTACCGGCCTGGGCCTGACGATTTGCAAACGCCTGGTGGAGATGATGCGCGGCCGCATCGCATTGTCCAGCGAACCGGGGCGCGGCAGTACGTTCGTGTTTACCGTGTGGCTGGGTTTGCCGGATCCGCAAAAACCGCGAGCCAAGCCCGGCCGCGGCTTGCACGACTTGCGGGCGATGCGGACGCTGGTGGTCGACGATCAGGAAACCTCTTTGCTGATTCTGCGGACCATGCTGCAAAGCTGGGGCTTTCAAGTGACGACCGCCGACTCCGGCGCCGCCGGTTTGCGGTTTTTCGAAGAGGCCGAACGCGACGGTCAACCCTACGATTTGTTGATCCTGGATTGGAAAATGCCGGCGATGAACGGGCTGGAGTTCGCTCGGGCCTTGGCCGAACTGAAGCCGGAGAATCGCCCGCCGATTACGGTAATGGTGACCGGTTTCGGCCGAGAAGAACTGGCCGCCGCCACCGACGGCGCCTTGATCGACGCGATTGTCGGCAAGCCGGTGACGCCGTCTGAAATGTTTGACGTTTTGATGGCGCTGCAACGTCAGGAGCACGTTAGGTCGAAACCGACCGCCGACGTGTTCGAAACCAGCCGGGTGTTGTTGGATGGCATACGCGGCGCCCGGATTCTATTGGTCGAGGATAACGAACTCAATCAGCAAGTGGCTAGAGAGTTTTTGACGAAAAGCGGATTGTCGGTGGAGCTGGCTAACAATGGGCAGGAGGCCGTTGATCTGGTGCAGCGCCAGCGTTTCGATGCGGTGTTGATGGATTTGCACATGCCCGTCATGGATGGCCTGGAAGCGACCCGGCGAATTCGGGCCCTGGCGGAGGGCCGGCATTTACCGATCATCGCGATGACGGCGGCGGCGATGGCGCAAGATCGCGAGGCTTGCGCGTTGGCGGGCATGAACGGCCACGTCGCCAAGCCGGTTGAGCCGCGAGAACTCGCCGAAGTGCTGGCGCGTTGGGTCAAGCAGGGCGGAGAGCGGCCGGTGACGATACTTGAGTCGGCCGGGACCGTCGATGCGGCGCCGGCCGCGGTCGATAGCGAAGCCGAAATCGCCGGATTGGCGCGGGCCTTGCCGGGCGTTTCGGTCGGGGTGGCGTTGCGACGCATGGGCGGTGATCCGCTGTTCTATCGGCGCTTGTTGGCACGCTTTGCCGAGCGTCATGGCGATGCCGGCGCGCAAATTCGGCGCTTGGCGGGCGACGGCGATAATGAAGCGCTCTATCAGCTGGCCCACAATCTGAAAGGCGAGGCCGGCAATTTGGGCCTGGATAGCATTGCCGGTCCGGCCGATCGATTAGGGCGCTTGCTGAAATCCGCCGGCGCCCAAAACTGGGCCGAGTTGGCGGCAACCCTGGCGAGCGAATGCGAGGCGATGACGGCGCGCTTGGCCGCGCTGACACTCGATGCCGCCGCTGTTCCGGCGGCGCCGAGCGGCGGTGGGGCGGGGGAGTTTTGGCCGCGCCTGGCCTTGCTCGAGCAGCAGTTGCGGAGTAAAAGTTTGGAGGCCCGCCATCTGGTCGACGAACTGGAAGGAACGCTGGACGATCCGATTTTGGCGGAGCAATTCGCTAAAGTCGTCCAAGCGGTCAAACAATTGCGTTACGACGCCGCGTTGGTCGAATTGGCCACACTCGGCGAAGACCGTAGACCTTAG
- a CDS encoding HD domain-containing phosphohydrolase: MSAQNKAQRVLIVDDSLSNIELLDHILGRHYATSFATNGAEALELVDRCPPHLVLLDVVMPGIDGYEVCRRLQADTATRAIPVIFLTSLDSPVDEEYGLSLGAADFIHKPVSPPVVLARVRNHLALADTTRELRRHNENLEQLVAERTEELLQRNRQLIAAQGSVISAFCALAEVRDNETGNHIRRTQNYVRELGEALRGHPRFRNCLNDETIELMYKTAPLHDIGKVAIPDAVLLKPGKLTDAEWVIMKRHCEAGRDAIVSAAREFGDGEGAFLECAADIAYCHHERWDGNGYPRGLRGDSIPISARLMSVADVYDALTTKRVYKPAFSHAESVKLIWEGRGSQFDPDVTDAMTALAGRFEAIAEQYRDGE; this comes from the coding sequence ATGAGCGCGCAAAACAAGGCTCAACGGGTTTTGATTGTCGACGATTCGCTGAGCAATATTGAGTTACTGGACCACATCCTGGGGAGGCATTACGCCACCAGCTTCGCGACTAACGGTGCCGAGGCGCTGGAACTGGTCGACCGGTGTCCGCCGCATTTGGTGTTGCTGGACGTGGTGATGCCGGGTATCGACGGCTACGAAGTCTGCCGGCGCTTGCAAGCCGATACCGCCACCCGCGCCATTCCGGTGATTTTCTTAACTAGTCTGGACAGTCCGGTTGACGAGGAATACGGTTTGTCGTTGGGCGCCGCCGATTTCATTCACAAGCCCGTGTCGCCGCCGGTGGTGTTGGCCAGGGTGCGCAATCATCTGGCCCTGGCCGATACCACGCGAGAGCTGCGCCGGCACAACGAAAATCTGGAGCAGTTGGTGGCCGAGCGCACCGAGGAGTTATTGCAGCGCAACCGGCAATTGATCGCGGCCCAAGGCTCGGTGATCTCGGCGTTTTGCGCGCTTGCCGAGGTCCGCGATAACGAAACCGGCAATCACATCCGTCGCACCCAAAATTATGTGCGCGAACTGGGTGAAGCCCTGCGCGGCCACCCGCGGTTCCGAAATTGCTTGAACGACGAAACCATCGAGTTGATGTACAAAACCGCGCCGCTGCACGACATCGGCAAGGTGGCGATTCCCGACGCGGTGTTGCTGAAGCCCGGTAAATTGACCGATGCCGAGTGGGTGATCATGAAACGGCATTGCGAGGCCGGTCGCGACGCGATCGTGTCGGCGGCTCGCGAATTCGGCGACGGCGAGGGGGCATTCCTGGAGTGCGCGGCCGATATTGCCTATTGCCATCACGAGCGTTGGGACGGCAACGGCTATCCGCGCGGTTTGCGCGGCGATAGCATTCCGATTAGCGCCCGGTTGATGTCGGTCGCCGACGTCTACGACGCACTGACTACCAAGCGGGTTTACAAGCCGGCCTTCAGCCATGCCGAATCGGTCAAATTGATCTGGGAGGGGCGCGGCAGTCAGTTCGATCCCGACGTCACCGATGCGATGACGGCGCTGGCAGGCCGCTTCGAGGCGATAGCGGAGCAATACCGCGACGGCGAATAA
- a CDS encoding LysR family transcriptional regulator: MQERINYQHLFYFWHVAREASITRACEKLHLAQPTVSGQLAVFEQAIGDKLFFKSGRKLLLTDTGRVVFHYADEIFTLGRELTNTLKGLPTGRAWRLTVGVSDALPKLAVYRLIEPVFRLPEPVQIHCYEDKADRLLAEIAVQGVDLVLSDTPLTPASGAKAFNHFLGECDVSVFGSPGLAATYRDRFPRSLTGAPFLLPTGNTALRRSLDLWFDANGISPNIQAEIEDSALLKTFGAGGAGLFVAPSAVAGEICRQYGVEVLGRIETVLERFYAITLRRKQQHPAVTAILDHARDGWL, from the coding sequence ATGCAGGAACGCATCAATTACCAGCATTTGTTTTATTTTTGGCATGTGGCCCGCGAAGCCAGCATCACTCGGGCCTGCGAAAAATTGCATCTGGCTCAGCCGACCGTCAGCGGCCAACTGGCGGTATTCGAACAAGCCATCGGCGACAAGTTGTTCTTCAAAAGTGGCCGCAAGTTGCTGCTAACCGATACCGGGCGGGTGGTGTTTCATTACGCGGACGAGATATTCACGCTGGGCCGGGAACTGACCAATACCTTGAAAGGCCTGCCGACCGGGCGAGCTTGGCGCTTGACGGTCGGCGTATCCGACGCATTGCCCAAGTTGGCGGTGTACCGGCTGATCGAACCGGTTTTCCGCTTGCCGGAACCGGTCCAGATTCATTGCTACGAAGACAAGGCCGACCGGCTGTTGGCCGAGATTGCCGTGCAAGGCGTCGATTTGGTACTGTCGGATACGCCGCTGACCCCGGCCAGCGGCGCCAAGGCCTTCAACCACTTTCTGGGCGAATGCGATGTCAGCGTGTTCGGCAGTCCCGGCTTGGCGGCGACTTATCGGGATCGCTTTCCGCGCTCGCTGACCGGCGCGCCGTTCTTGCTGCCGACCGGCAATACCGCGCTGCGGCGCTCGTTGGACTTATGGTTCGACGCCAACGGGATCAGTCCCAACATTCAGGCCGAAATCGAAGACAGCGCGCTGCTGAAGACTTTCGGCGCCGGCGGCGCCGGCCTGTTCGTCGCGCCGAGCGCGGTGGCCGGCGAAATTTGCCGGCAATACGGCGTCGAGGTGTTGGGCCGGATCGAAACGGTGCTGGAACGTTTTTACGCGATCACGCTACGCCGCAAACAGCAACATCCGGCCGTCACCGCGATCCTCGACCACGCCAGGGACGGCTGGTTGTGA
- the ppc gene encoding phosphoenolpyruvate carboxylase: MTKHTDDKQLRRSIRLLSSMLTRVLKHQGQRDVEESVAQLQRRFAALMRDNTPARRKPLQDVVERLDADEIGQVVRVFNQYFSLLSIAEESHSLGQRRQRQTGHFWPGSFHDTLCTFKESGIGAEQVQTLLADLLYLPVMTAHPTEAKRRTVKGALRNLFLTHEQIDGSRQGPGRKAALERLQAQIQLLLRTDEVRGRKPGVVDEIDTGLFYFPLSLFEATSKVYRNFEESMVDVYGEEAAAGARIPSFLKFGSWIGGDRDGNPNVTPETTVLALRLQAQAILLEYARRLDALRGQLSHSYGLCELTSEFSASLEADRTALGPAVAELARPYLQEPYRHKLTIVKYRIEQGLERIARRLRGDAEPADCHAYPSVAEFLRDLRLIDRSLRNHGDANIAELELHDLIRLADTFGFHLMHLDVRQESTRHSEAVADILGAALGIDYRAMNEEDRLQLLGEAIAAPGGLMFDPGALPSATRETLALFEVMASSRREIGPDCFGEYVISMTHHASHVLEVMLLAAQCGLVGRIRGHWYCNIGVSPLFETIDDLNRIEEVLNDLFDSPTYLTLLKASGRRQEIMLGYSDSCKDGGILASAWGLYRAQRRIVDICDRRGIRCRLFHGRGGTVGRGGGPTHEAILAQPADSVRGQIKFTEQGEVLFYRYNNMETAIYELTMGVTGLLKASASLVQPVPPDNPENLAVMDELARIGEQSYRDLTERTPGFLDYFYESTPVGEIGRLNIGSRPSHRKKQDRSKESVRAIGWVFAWAQSRQTFPAWYGVGLSVSTWCAGRSERLEQLRTMYRDWPFFRNLLSNAQMALSKSDMELAREYAGLCVDPETGKRVYGLIAGEYQRCVEWVLDVAQIDRLLADNPSLADSLRRRDAYLGPLNFLQVCLLRKVREDDAGAGDSPWLNPLLRTINAIAAGMRNTG; encoded by the coding sequence GTGACTAAACATACCGACGATAAACAACTGCGCCGCTCGATTCGTTTGCTGAGTTCGATGTTGACCAGAGTGTTGAAACACCAAGGCCAACGCGATGTGGAGGAATCCGTCGCGCAATTGCAGCGACGCTTCGCCGCGCTGATGCGCGACAACACGCCGGCCCGGCGCAAGCCCCTGCAGGATGTCGTCGAGCGCTTGGACGCCGACGAAATCGGTCAGGTGGTCAGAGTGTTTAACCAGTATTTCAGCCTGTTGAGCATCGCCGAGGAGTCGCATTCGCTGGGCCAGCGCCGCCAGCGCCAGACCGGGCATTTCTGGCCGGGCTCGTTCCACGACACCTTATGTACCTTCAAGGAATCCGGCATCGGCGCCGAGCAAGTCCAAACCTTGTTGGCTGATTTGCTGTACTTGCCGGTGATGACGGCCCATCCGACCGAGGCCAAGCGCCGCACCGTCAAGGGCGCGTTGCGCAATTTGTTTTTGACCCACGAACAGATTGACGGCAGCCGGCAGGGTCCGGGCCGTAAGGCGGCATTGGAACGCTTGCAGGCGCAGATTCAGTTGCTGTTGCGCACCGATGAAGTGCGCGGTCGCAAGCCCGGCGTGGTCGACGAAATCGATACCGGCCTGTTTTATTTTCCGCTGTCGCTGTTCGAGGCGACCAGCAAGGTTTACCGGAATTTCGAGGAATCGATGGTCGATGTCTACGGCGAGGAAGCGGCCGCCGGCGCGCGGATTCCCAGTTTCTTGAAGTTCGGATCGTGGATAGGCGGCGATCGCGACGGCAATCCCAACGTCACCCCGGAAACCACGGTGCTGGCGCTACGGCTGCAAGCGCAAGCGATCCTGCTGGAGTATGCGCGGCGTCTCGATGCGTTGCGCGGCCAGTTGTCGCATTCCTACGGCTTGTGCGAATTGACGAGCGAATTCAGTGCCAGTCTGGAAGCCGACCGCACCGCATTGGGGCCGGCGGTGGCCGAATTGGCGCGGCCTTATCTGCAAGAGCCCTACCGCCATAAATTGACCATCGTCAAATACCGGATAGAGCAGGGCTTGGAACGCATTGCCAGGCGCTTGCGCGGCGACGCGGAACCGGCCGATTGCCACGCCTATCCCAGCGTGGCCGAATTCCTGCGCGATTTGCGTCTGATCGACCGGTCGCTGCGCAACCACGGCGACGCCAATATCGCCGAACTGGAATTGCACGACCTGATTCGCCTCGCCGATACCTTCGGCTTTCATTTGATGCATCTGGACGTGCGCCAGGAATCGACCCGGCATAGCGAGGCGGTGGCCGATATTCTCGGCGCGGCCTTGGGCATCGATTATCGGGCGATGAACGAGGAGGATCGCTTGCAATTGCTCGGCGAGGCGATCGCCGCGCCGGGCGGCTTGATGTTCGATCCGGGCGCGTTGCCGTCGGCAACCCGCGAAACCCTGGCCTTGTTCGAAGTGATGGCCAGCAGCCGGCGCGAGATCGGTCCGGACTGCTTCGGCGAATACGTGATATCGATGACCCACCACGCCAGTCACGTTTTGGAGGTGATGTTACTGGCCGCCCAGTGCGGCTTGGTTGGTCGGATCAGAGGTCATTGGTACTGCAATATCGGCGTCAGCCCGCTGTTCGAGACGATAGACGACTTGAACCGGATCGAGGAAGTATTGAACGACTTGTTCGATTCGCCGACTTACCTGACCTTGCTGAAGGCCTCCGGCCGTCGTCAGGAAATCATGCTGGGCTATTCCGATTCGTGCAAGGACGGCGGCATCCTGGCTTCGGCGTGGGGCTTGTACCGGGCGCAACGCCGCATCGTCGATATTTGCGATCGGCGCGGCATCCGCTGCCGCTTGTTTCACGGCCGCGGCGGTACGGTTGGCCGCGGCGGCGGTCCGACCCACGAAGCGATTCTGGCGCAACCCGCCGACAGCGTGCGCGGTCAGATCAAGTTTACCGAGCAGGGCGAGGTGTTGTTCTATCGCTATAACAACATGGAAACCGCGATTTACGAACTGACGATGGGCGTGACCGGTTTGTTGAAGGCCAGCGCCAGTCTGGTGCAACCGGTCCCCCCCGATAACCCGGAAAATTTGGCGGTGATGGACGAGTTGGCGAGGATAGGCGAACAAAGTTATCGGGATTTGACCGAGCGCACGCCGGGCTTTTTGGACTATTTTTACGAATCGACGCCGGTCGGCGAAATCGGCCGCTTGAACATCGGCTCGCGGCCGTCGCACCGCAAGAAACAGGACCGCTCCAAAGAGTCGGTGCGGGCCATTGGCTGGGTATTTGCCTGGGCCCAGTCGCGGCAAACCTTCCCGGCTTGGTACGGCGTCGGCCTCAGCGTATCGACCTGGTGCGCCGGTCGAAGCGAGCGGCTGGAGCAATTGCGAACGATGTACCGCGACTGGCCGTTTTTTCGCAATTTGCTCAGCAACGCTCAGATGGCCTTGAGCAAGTCGGACATGGAACTGGCGCGGGAATACGCCGGCTTGTGCGTGGACCCGGAAACCGGCAAACGCGTGTACGGCTTGATCGCCGGCGAGTATCAACGTTGCGTGGAGTGGGTGTTGGATGTGGCGCAAATCGATAGGCTGTTGGCCGATAACCCTAGCTTGGCCGACTCGTTGCGCCGCCGCGACGCTTATCTGGGGCCATTGAATTTCTTGCAGGTCTGCCTGCTGCGCAAGGTGCGAGAAGACGATGCCGGCGCCGGCGACAGTCCTTGGCTGAATCCGCTGTTGCGCACGATCAACGCGATCGCCGCCGGCATGCGCAACACCGGCTAA